The Zonotrichia leucophrys gambelii isolate GWCS_2022_RI unplaced genomic scaffold, RI_Zleu_2.0 Scaffold_416_44749, whole genome shotgun sequence genome includes the window AAAACATCTCCGATTgttcctttccattttcatttcaccTCTGGAAAGCTGTTTTACTTCCCCAGGAATCTTCTCCACAGTCCTGTCTGCCCTTTTCAAGAACCTTTCCTGGAGAACGAGGTGCAGCTTCTGTCACAAGATGTGCCCCCaactgcagcttctcttggCTTTCCACACTGTGAGTGCAGCACGACTTCTGCAGCAAAGCAAGACAAATGTTTGCATTCCTTGACAActtgtcctttcttttccttgtgggctgggcagttgtgcCATTGCTGAGTTTTTCATTGTGCCTGTTCTAACCCAAGAGAACAGGAGGTTTTGTTGGGGACTTGCTGGGGAATGCAAGCCTGACCGAATGCAGAGAGAATCTCCAGGACACTCTGGGAGCTCCCTGGCCTGGGCTCGGGTTCCCGCTGGGACTCTGCAGAGGGCTGGGCTCCAAGTGGGATCAGCAGCAGTGCAAAATACCTCTGGgcatctccattttctgctgctccGAGGAAGCAGTGAAGGCAGTCAAGTTCTGTTTTTTCGTTCTCCTGGTGgatttttcatttgatttgcCACTCCAGAGGCAATTTCTGTGATGGTCTCTGTAGGTTGATTCTATTtcaacagcaccagcagcagggtggtGTTTGAGTGCTGCAAATGTGATCTGTGAGGCTTTCATTCCCCTCGACTTAATACTCAAGGACTTGTGagcatttcagtctctgctaATCATGATGCCTCTGACAAAAACACTGAGTTGACCATCACAAAAGCACAGTGGGCAGCAGTGATTGAAAGAGGGAAGTGCAGTTGTACTGATAAAATTCAGGTGGCAAGGACAAGAGGGCCAAGAGCAGCCGTGATCTCCAATTGctaaggcagaggcagcagcagcctcctgctgtcAGCTCAGGGTGAGTAAAAGAGCGCTGAAAACAGCGCTGGAACCCGatcctttcttcctctgagggctggctcagggcagcacaggcggGCCCTGAGcagtcagggctgtgtgtgggtgctggCTGCTCCGCTCCGGAATTAAGCTGGAAAAAGCCCTTGGAAGCCGAGCCAGGGGCAGGGGAGAAGgggccggcgctgctgctgctcctggccggGAGCCCCGGCTGGGCGGGGCCGGCACCCCCTGCGCTGCCATTACTGCTGTGAAGAGGCAGAATCTGTGGAAGTTCAGCGAGTGTCTGGTAAGGACAGCCTGCgagccccagcctcagcccggAGAAGTCCCCTGAGCGCGGTGCTcagtgtgcagggctggcagctgtgcccctgcccggTGCTGCACGCAGAGGCCGCgcgggctcttctccaggctcccgtGGGCCCGAGCCGGGTGCCCATGGAGCCCCGGCCTGGCAGGGCTGCGGGGcggcaccgcggctccccgggcagcagccggccctctgccccctcccctcgGGAGCCCTCggccagcggctgctggccgcgcctcagggctgtgcgggCACGGGAGGCCGGGACTGGGTGCAGGCTGCGcccggcccaggggctgagcccgcgccaacccttccctcctgccgctctctgcagctggcagaggacaggagccgagcggccgagcacctgcgccgGGCCCTGCCCTACCTGCGGAGCCCACAGGAGTCCCTGCGAGCAGCGGCCATCAGGTTCATGGGTGAGCCACGAGCCCGggctgcccttcccctccccggcccggcgcagctcggccccagccccgcctgctgccccggcagcgccagccgGGCCCTGGGGCGCTTTGGAGCCCCGCCTGgcctgggcattgctgctgccgccctctggcagccgtgccctgggccagcagcgtgcggcaagggccgggctgagccctgccgggccagcagcccgtgtggcctcagcgccggcagcgccgctggcagggagctgtgccgctggggccgtgacaggctctgtgttcacaggcatggccgggcggcacctgagggggaagaaggaagagctgcagctgatctgcactggtgagtgagggcagcgggctgacagcgggggcagccgggggagttgcaagccctgccccggctgcggagggctctgctccctttgtGGACATGGGGCGGCGTGGGCAGAGCCCACAGAGATTTCAGGGCCACCTTGGGGATTCGTGGCCAGCAGATTCGCGCCGGTGCCCttggtccctgctccctcctggccatggctagagccggctgggatggccctggcagggggctctcctgggctccccGCAGATCCGGGATCTGACCAtggctctgtccctctctcttGCAGCCCTTGAACCCCTGACAGAGGACATCAGCAGTGCCGTGTCGGACGTGGCACTAGAAACACTGTATGTCCTCCGGGCACTGCAGAGTGAGCGATATTCCCTCTTCCAGAGGCTGCAAGATCAGCTCCGCAGGGCATGGAGGACACGGCCTCGTCTGGCGGGGCTCGGCTGGCtgcgctgctgcagctctgcagagacctGATGCCAGAGGCTCTGTCTGCTGGGGCCGCCTGAGCCAGctggaattttccatttctttaagaatgttctttgcttctttttgttgttttttttttttctttagtatatgAATAATAGAGTGTGTTATAATACACAGACTCCCAGGAGCTTTCTTTTGCTACCCAGGGTCTGCAGGTCATAGGGGAAGAGTGGGAGAAGGGTACCCTGGCTCAGCAAGCTGCCCAGGCGTGCAGTGGGCAAGGGAaaatggccagaagccccttggcctgtggtggtactgctgaagcctttgtgctggtgacagagcGGGTGGGCAGGGGCCGGGGCTGCAGGGATCCCTGTGAGAGCGGTGctggagatggccacaagccctgtgccaggaaggAACCACCCTCTGTATCCTCgtgcccgtgtgctgctggctgccttgctgagggctcccaggtgcctctggatggggctgctctggagctgctgtggggctgcggcgctgctgccgggcagcttggccgggctggggcagagcctgaggggctggggcgctgGCAAGCCCTGAGCAATGGGCTGTCAGAGGCCACAAGCAGCCCCCCCGCAGCCGTCTTGTTCCTGCCAGAATTGACTTGCAAGAGGGATCCCGGGCACTGTGGAACTAACAGCATCAGTGTTGTTGGAaacccaaatgcagggaaatctcagacCTTTGGGCCTGTAAGCCAAGGCgtagaattaaacacaggatttgatcgGAGAACTTGGTAAGGACTTCCAAACTCAGGTGCTAGAAGCGAGAATGTGGATTTCTAGTTTATTATAGCAGAGAGACGGGGAGGAAGGTTGAAGTGGaggaaagtttagagttttagGGCTGAAgatctagaaaaaaataaaagtagttacaATGGTAACCAAGGAGCTTAGGATGCACTGCTGTAGGTTTGTGTGTCataacatgattggctaagGAAGCTTACACTGTAGCATGAGCCCCTAAGACGAAATATTGAAGGATTGGctgcaaaacataaatatccttgTTGGCAGTGTCTTCTTGGCCAAGCAACCCTTCAAAGCTCTCGTAAGTACAAGTCTTGCGGCCTTGTGAGCCATGCGGTGGAGATGTGAGCCAAACTCACACTTCCTGTCTgtgtagaagagaagaaaaaacaatggCATCATCTAAAACACTCAGAGGTCTGCTCTCTAGCTCATTCCAAactccctcaaatcccccaaagtgGGATTTAGCTACAAAGAGATGACAAGGACTCTTAGTGCTGGCTCTTtgactccagagcagctgctttagaATCTTTCCCATAACCCTGTATAGTCATGTGCCAAAAATGTATCATTTGAAGAAACTTTCCCAACTGACTTGCATGGAGGTTTGTCTGAAGGGTATTTGAGGAGAAagtctcccagcagagctctgggctttggcctagctgtgtcccctgctgattGTGAAGTGTGCCATCAGCTGCGGGGCTTTCTGGGCCGAAAAATATCATCAAGTCACTTGGACTTCTTCTTTTAGGCCTCTAAGAGCCGGACCAAATTTTGGGGCACATTTGGAGACCTCATCTATGGGTGGATGGAGCACCTaggattttcccaattgctgggaatggttcTCCAGGTCCCTGGTGTAAAACGGGGCTCCCCAGCAACTGCGCATCTGCAAGATGATAAAcaattgtcttggtttgaagaGAGAGGTGTCGGCTAATGAAGGCAGAAGgcttctctgaaatggaaaatgtaaatccccTCCCTTCAAATGATTCTCATTTAGAAATTCAAATGCTCTCAGCGAAAGATATGGGGATAGGACTGAGCCCGCAGAGCCGGGCAGCGTTTGCTGATGGTCTGAGCCCTTCCCTAAAGATCCTGTCGGGCTGTCTCAGACACCTGGGGCCAGGcattccttccagcctgggccactttggctgggctgggggcagccccagggcagaaggcagtgtgtgcaagggccctgggTGGCACGCTGCAGCACGGTCTCTGTGCCATGGAACGGAATCCGGTGACcaagggccctttgtgacacgtgGGAAATAGAAGCTTTCCTGTTGCTGGGGACACACAACGGGGCAGAACGGGACAGAGCCGTGCCGTGAGGAGCCCCCGCACAGCGCACTCGTTCCCGTCTGACCCGGAGCCTTTCGGAGGCgtttttcctgcagctgacCTCGAGGCCAGACCACAGGACTTGTTGACCTGTGGCCTTCCCGaggcttctcttctgcaggtgCCCTCACAAATCCCATCATTAACATGGAGCAGAGACCCCTGAAAGCGCCCAAGGTGGCCTGGGGgcaagaggaggaagaaggccttggagctgccccagcacatcaAACCAAAGAGGTGGTGCCGTTTGAGCTGCCacaggagggtgagtggcagagctgggccacaggGTCGGTGCCCGCAGCTAGCTTGGcgccatcccatcccatcccatcccatcccatcccatcccatcccatcccatcccatcccatcccatcccatcccatcccattccatcccatcccatccctgtggaCATGCCCATGGACGGGATGGGAGATAGACTAGGGCTGCACCCCCGAATGgccgtgctccatcccctgggctcccgtggggctgtccctgccttgggAGCACACGGCTGGGCTGTGTTCTCGggcctctcctgcagcctctcaccTCTGGCTGTGCTTGCTCTTCAACAGATGCTGCCAGGCACCCAACTCAAGAGCAGAAGCCCAGCCGTGGCCGCTTCCACAGAGCAGCGCAGGTACCTGCACCATCCCCACCTGGGCCATGCCTACTGGTGGTGCTCGGCTGATCCCTGCACTTGGAGCAGGCCATGGAAcgtctctcccttccctcccttccttctgctgcaggcactgcgGAGGTTTCTGCACCTGGGCCGAACAAAGACCGGTGGCACCGGCACCGAGGGCACGGCCCAGCCCGACTCCAGGCCTGGCCAGCTgcgggcagaggctgctgccatCTCAGCGTCCTTGGAGCTCGCAGCAGCCTCTGAGCAGGACACGGCCCAGGGCAGGGCGGAGGCTGGCATGGCCCTGACTGAGGGCATGGCCATCACCCACACCCAGGCTCAGGGCATGCCAGACACTCATGCCATGCCATCACTGACTGTGGCTCCTGCACCCACTCTGGAGATTTTCCAGAAGCATTCTGCTTCTCCACAGCAGGTAAGTGATGAAAGTGAAGGGAGAACGAGCACACATCCGATTGATGAGCATCGATCTCAGATTTATTGATCCAGCTTACACACTTTTATAGTAGTGTTAATgaagttcatacatattgcaaaacccaggctcatcattggttacagattacaCGCCAACCCCTCCTTTGCtgtcaatacctgtggtttcttGTTGAggctaatacttgtttttctcatcctgctgTTGACTTGTTATTGAGCACTCTTCAAGGACTCCATGTTTTCCACCATGTTTTTCTCATACCTTAGCCAAGGACAAggtatttattgtttttaaggaaaagcctgagaacttgcttcttacagctgccttttacttttcaacCAGCTGTATGTGATCATGGCCTTTTTCTATAAGCCGTGTTTGAACAAAGCTCTCCACAGCTAAGCAACATGGGGCCAGGGCTAAAGGCCTCCCAGGATCATGTGGCTCCTCAAGCTACATCCGCTGGACCCCCTCAGCCTTTGAGGCCATTACAGTGGGGTGGGAAGGCAAGCACTTCTTGGGGGAAGCTGGGCAAGTTGCTCCCTTGGACAGCACTCCAAGTCTTCCCCACGCTGCATCCTCCAGGTGCAAGCCATGGTCAGGAATATTCTCCAGAGACTGGCGTCCTGTGTCACCATGGATGCCAGACTGCAGATGGAGATTCTGAGCCTGACAGAGGAACACCCTGTTCAAGTGGTGATGAGCCTCCTATGCTGTGCCCCAACGTGTGACAGGTACGGAGCACAAGTGCCTCGAGAGCTCGGTGCTCACTGGCCCGTAGGGCCCCTCACCCTGTACAGCCTGTCCAGTGGGCTCTGCCAGACAGGCGGAGAGCTGCGGGAGCCTCGGGCCCCTCTGTTTCCTGAGGCTCTgccatgctccctccctgcccctcagggcaCCGGGGCTCTGTCACCCGGCCCCACgcagctgcacagggcatgGTGCTGAcgcacagctctgctcacacagagccaccaCGCTGATGTGGAGAGCCATCGGCACATCCGGAGTGGCCGCCCAGGAGGTGCTTCCAGCGCTGCTCTCTGCCATGGAGGAGCAGCCGCCCTATAGCAGCTTCTCCTGTGGAGACAAGGCTGtctttgccctggctgtgagtttctggaGCTGATCTTTGCTCGCCCTCCTGGTTGCCTCTCtagcagctctccctgctctccctaGCCTGCAGCTCCGTGCCTGGGCTCAAAGCTGGCCtaggggcaggctcaggggcaGCAGGCCGCGTGCTCCCCCTGCGTCTCCCTTCGGGCCCTGCCTCATGGACACCCTGGCACTGAGCGCTGCCTCGGGCTGCTTTGTCTCTTGCAGGCAACTCTGGTGCTTTGGAGGATTGCCCCCATGTGTGAGTGGCACTGTGCCATTCTGCTTCATTCTCCCCAACTGTTTGTGGCTCTGCTATTGCAAATTTTCACCACCACAGAGCAGATGCCAGGGGATGTTGAAACTGGGAGATTCTGGAGAGCTTGCCAAGAAGAACACGGccttccctgccatccccacaGGTGCCAGTCTCCCTGTCCTTCCCACGCCCTCATGGCCAGGGCCAGCACTCCCAGAGTGACCTGGCCTTTGCTCGGCACgcaggtttgcagtgcagacCATGAAGGCTCTGCTCTCCCGCCTGGGCTTTGACAAGAAGCTGGTGGCTCTGGAGAACAAGCGGGTCTGGgagaagctgctctgtgccGACACCCAGCACTATGCAGCgggtctgctggccaggtgagatCCCCTACTCCCCGCCGCCACCGTCAGCAtttgtgccccctgcccagagTGCCCAACACAGTCCCTGGGGCTGTAAGCGAGAGGGCCTTGTCAGCGAGGGAGGGCCGAgcagactggaaaaggctgggagaggaggatgcccagcagcagctgcctcccaaGGGCTCCATGTCCCCTTGCAGAGTGCTGGGGAAAGATCACACCTCTGTGAGACCACGCCTGGGAGAGGTCTGCCCACCCGGCTCAAAGCCTTGGTGCCTTTTcccctgccagggagatgcgCCGTGGCTTGAGCCCGTTGTGTCCCCACATGGCCTCACACCTGCTCAGCCTGCTCGTCGGgaagcagccctgctgggatctgcCTGCCCTGGCGTTCTTTGTGGAGGTGAGCCTGAtggccagcgctgcctggctgagctgcctgccagctctCAGGCCTCTCGTAGCTGCAGCCGCCTGGGAGGCTGCCCgcacccactgctgctgctttggcccagccctgtgaggctctgggctcctgccgGCCGGCTCCCCCATCACggccctgtgcctttcagctCCTGGAGTGTCTGGACCTGAGCAAACATggtcccagtgccctgctggtggTATCCAGGCACCTGCTGAGCCAGTGCAGGGGCAGGCTGCGCCTGGCGCTCAGAGGCCTCGTGGTGCTCAGCAAGGAGCCCTCGCTGgtgagaagggggcagtggCTGAAGCCACGCtggcagtgtggggctgggcaacgCAGACCTCTGGGCTTGGCTGGCCtttggcagcagaggcagctgctcccaactctcctgcctcctgcttcagctgccccagtgccccaaGCAGCTGTTGGTGCTGCGGCCATTCACggcttcacagcacagcctggtctTGCGCACAGGCCGGAGGAATATGCTGCCTCTATCCACACCTGGTGGAGCAGCTGGCTGATCCAGATGCAGAGGTGGTCTGGATGAGCCTCTGTGTGCTCACACATGCGCTCCAGGACAAAGACCTCCTGCTACCCAGTGTCACCACCCTGAAGCTGGCTGAGTCCCTCCTGCCACATTTTGAGAACGTaaggctctgtgcccccagccaaGGGCACTGGATGCTACCTGGAAActttgtgctctgtgcagttCTGGGCCTTTGCCTCAATGGGCCTGGAGTAGCTGGTGCTGAggtcttttcctttccttccaggACAACAGCCACgtgcagctgctctccattcAGCTCTTTTGCAAGGTGATGGAGCTGGTAGTGGAAGAGGGGGAAGAGCTTCTCACGACATTTGTGAACCAGAGCCTGCTCCCTCTATTCTTGCGCTGGCACGATGAGAACCTGTACGTGGCCAAGGTGAGGTTTTGTGTGACGGTGCCACATCCCTGGCAGGGGCCTTGGCcgcctcctgccctggcacagctccagcctccccATGGccgtggcacagggacacaggtcCTGTGCCCTAGGCTCtggtgccagctgcagctctctgccgCTCTCCAGGCCTCTTTCCAAGCCCTGCTTTGTGCGGCACGCTTCCTGAGGAGGAGGGACCTTGAGGAGCTGCTGATAAAGGCGTGGCGGATTAAGTTTGCTGAGAGCCTGGTAAGGACAGCCCGGGAGCTCGAGCCCTGCCCCCAGTGCTCAGTGTGGGGGGCCGgcagctgtggccctgcccagcaccgCAGCAGGGCCCGCCAGCCTGcgcccaccctgctgctccctgccctgtgccgtGCCGGCCGGCTCGGCCGgtgctgggggagggagagccCGGCCGAGGGGCTGAGCCTGTGCCGAGCATTCCCTGCTGGcgctccccacagctgctgcaggacgAGAGCCGAGCAGCCAAGAGCCCACAGAGGACCCTGCGAGAGGCAGCCCTCAGGTTCATGGGTGAGCCAGCAGCCCCgcgcccctccctgcccccggcccagctgctgcccggCTACAGTGAGAGCCTCACCCGGgccactgcagccagctgggatggccctggcaggaggcTTTCCTTGGATTTCCTCAATCTGGCCTCTGACCTtggctctgttcctctctcttccagCTCTTCAAACCCTGAAGGAAGATGAGAGTCCATCGTGCCTGAGCAAACTGCTTCAGCTGATCTTTGAAGGAAGATCTGCAGGACTTTGTCTGATGGATCAGATGTACCAGCGTCCATCAGCGATTTCAAGTGCCCATTGAAGATGGGAGCACCTGCAGAACAGGATGGAccagctggagctccaggcacggctctggctgctcagagctgagcctgtgggaagctccagcagctcctgccatctCTCTCCCTGTTGGcagccccctccctgcagccctcaggccctgcccaTCCCCTTTTCTGCCTCCCAGCTCACCCCTTACCTTTGCTTTCCCTTAATAAACAGTTTGGGTTTTTCACTTGACCCGTGTCTCCGTGGAGCTGGAGCGACGCAAATCCTGAGCCTGGGGACAcgcagggccctgctgcccttctcctgcctgctgtgttCCGGGC containing:
- the LOC135441674 gene encoding uncharacterized protein LOC135441674, which translates into the protein MPCFPEPESSGNLTLVLPVSVRAAIAAVLLIGFGPASPSLSPEKSPERGAQCAGLAAVPLPGAARRGRAGSSPGSRGPEPGAHGAPAWQGCGAAPRLPGQQPALCPLPSGALGQRLLAAPQGCAGTGGRDWVQAAPGPGAEPAPTLPSCRSLQLAEDRSRAAEHLRRALPYLRSPQESLRAAAIRFMGMAGRHLRGKKEELQLICTALEPLTEDISSAVSDVALETLYVLRALQSERYSLFQRLQDQLRRAWRTRPRLAGLGWLRCCSSAET
- the LOC135441675 gene encoding maestro heat-like repeat-containing protein family member 2B — encoded protein: MKALLSRLGFDKKLVALENKRVWEKLLCADTQHYAAGLLAREMRRGLSPLCPHMASHLLSLLVGKQPCWDLPALAFFVELLECLDLSKHGPSALLVVSRHLLSQCRGRLRLALRGLVVLSKEPSLAGGICCLYPHLVEQLADPDAEVVWMSLCVLTHALQDKDLLLPSVTTLKLAESLLPHFENDNSHVQLLSIQLFCKVMELVVEEGEELLTTFVNQSLLPLFLRWHDENLYVAKASFQALLCAARFLRRRDLEELLIKAWRIKFAESLVRTARELEPCPQCSVWGAGSCGPAQHRSRARQPAPTLLLPALCRAGRLGRCWGRESPAEGLSLCRAFPAGAPHSCCRTRAEQPRAHRGPCERQPSGSWLFKP